The stretch of DNA atcGCATGAATTACTTGAATAGCGTAATTtgcattaaaataaaaaaattagaattgatCCATAAAAACTTACTTCTTTGAGCATTCTGAGATAGCACATTTCCTTGTCCTACATAAACAGTTGCATGGTGCTTACCATCATCTTTCGATGATGCGGGAGTCTGAACAGAATATGTTGGGCGAGAAGAACCCGAGTGGTTGGGATAGCTGTACATGGATCCTGGAGGAAGTTGGTAACCAGCACTGGCTGCGCTATGGGCAGCACTTACAGAAACTGAGTGAGTGTAAAAGATGCTGCCTGGAACTGCAGGGCTCCCTCCATAGGGACTACCTATACTCTCtagaaaagaaagtaaacaataaataaatcagtATAGTGCTCACCAAGAATGATTTATACTTGAATTGTATGGGGAAAGGGCTGGTGGCTTGTAAGAATGATACagctgtggtggtggtggggatgGACTACGAGGTCTCTTCTGATTTGTTTGACTTTGATGTCCAAGAGAAGGAACCATATTGATTGCTTGTCCATAAAGTGATGAAGGAGGCACTCCTTGCAAATTCAAAATGCTTTCTTCCTTCCCTCCATTAAATACTGGCCTTGAAGCCCCAAGATTAGGATGCATGTACACAGAACCATGGGTGTTTGGATGCACTAATGGAGCTCCAGATGGATAGGGATGAAACAGCATCATATCACTgctaatgaaaaatatttgagttTCTAATCTAATTCATATGGACAAAAATTTCATAGGATATTGATCACTCTTGATATGAACACTGGTAGggaaaattttaccaaattaaACTTTTAGTGTCCATTTACTATTTACACACTTCCTAGGATATTTCAGCATGAATATTGTCTTCTTATTCTATGCTaagaatgaattttaaaagaaaaaatagatagCATACTTGAAACTggattctttgatttttcttctcgtatCATCCTCATTTAGAACTTTTTTGAGTTGCAGAAATAATTGATGCTTATCCTCTTTCAGTTGAGAAAGCCTGGATTCTGACTGAGCAACTTGTTCCTTAGTTTCTTCTAAAGTCATCTCTTGTTCTTTTTGCTgatcttctctttctcttcgcTGTCGCTCGACCTCAGCATCAGCTTCTTGTTCTGTTTAAGAGTAAATGAGTTACAGAGCACAATTGAAACATTAACACAATTATTGTGGAGCTTCATCATAACAACCTTGCTTTTTCCTTTGTCTCTCTCTGATTATGTGTGATTTTAATGAATTCCACATAGGTCTGCTGAGTTTCGGCTTTTCTAAAACAATGGCGGgcattttgtttactttctaCACTAACGCTCCGACTTCAGATGAATGCACTGagttaattatttgaaaatatttgaattgtttggTTTGAAGTCCTTTCTTGACTCGCGTAAAACTGTTCTTTTTAACACAGTTTGAGCTTGATACACTTCTTGTCTTCGTGCTAAGTCCATGAAGTACCGACTACCGAAGTACCGAAGTACCACCGAGACCGAACTACCGAAGTACACCTTCCTGCTAAGTGCTGCTAAGACAGTTGATGCT from Daphnia pulex isolate KAP4 chromosome 4, ASM2113471v1 encodes:
- the LOC124193185 gene encoding uncharacterized protein LOC124193185 isoform X2, translated to MPAIVLEKPKLSRPMWNSLKSHIIRERQRKKQEQEADAEVERQRREREDQQKEQEMTLEETKEQVAQSESRLSQLKEDKHQLFLQLKKVLNEDDTRRKIKESSFNDMMLFHPYPSGAPLVHPNTHGSVYMHPNLGASRPVFNGGKEESILNLQGVPPSSLYGQAINMVPSLGHQSQTNQKRPRSPSPPPPQLYHSYKPPALSPYNSKSIGSPYGGSPAVPGSIFYTHSVSVSAAHSAASAGYQLPPGSMYSYPNHSGSSRPTYSVQTPASSKDDGKHHATVYVGQGNVLSQNAQRSIPTRNSGPSLNQGYHQPIEHMINKNSNAYGTTEQEKIFISPSLGSSPNVSTNVNSVSAGGLRPHTGLLTPISLPGASHPSGIPIQQQNHASKSGSIITGNPLRPPTSAGYHSAIPASNAQNNRLVNTQSGGQTCHPTRYYGNSS
- the LOC124193185 gene encoding uncharacterized protein LOC124193185 isoform X1 → MPAIVLEKPKLSRPMWNSLKSHIIRERQRKKQEQEADAEVERQRREREDQQKEQEMTLEETKEQVAQSESRLSQLKEDKHQLFLQLKKVLNEDDTRRKIKESSFNSDMMLFHPYPSGAPLVHPNTHGSVYMHPNLGASRPVFNGGKEESILNLQGVPPSSLYGQAINMVPSLGHQSQTNQKRPRSPSPPPPQLYHSYKPPALSPYNSKSIGSPYGGSPAVPGSIFYTHSVSVSAAHSAASAGYQLPPGSMYSYPNHSGSSRPTYSVQTPASSKDDGKHHATVYVGQGNVLSQNAQRSIPTRNSGPSLNQGYHQPIEHMINKNSNAYGTTEQEKIFISPSLGSSPNVSTNVNSVSAGGLRPHTGLLTPISLPGASHPSGIPIQQQNHASKSGSIITGNPLRPPTSAGYHSAIPASNAQNNRLVNTQSGGQTCHPTRYYGNSS